TCGAATTCGACCTTGCCAACGACATCGTCTTCAAGGCCGCCACCGTGATCGGCATCTCGGGACGCAAGATGTTCGAGACGTGGTATCAGGTGCGCGAACTCGTCACGAGCGGCAAGGTGGATCTGGGAGCGGTCATCAGCCACCACGTGCCCCTGTCGCACTTCGAGGAAGTTTTCGAGGCAGTGCGGGCTGGCGAGGCCATCAAGCCCGTGATGCTGCCCCAGGAACGCTGAAGCCGGGCGAAACAGAGAAAAGCGGTTGGCGCGTACATGCGCCAACCGCTTTTCTTGGGCGGGTATACCCGCGGGCAAATTCCTACTTGCGCACGACCTGATCGACGGCTGCCGTGCCGGTGTAGCTTGTCGAGGCGTTCAGGTAGCCTTCCAGCACCACCTTCCACTCGCCCGCGACGGGGCTGGGGATGCTGACTTCCTCGCTGACGCTGGCGCCCTGCGTGCTGGAAGCCACCAGCTTGCCACTGGGGTCATAGACGTAGAGATCGAGGTCGTAGGCGGGGTTGCCCCAGTCGGTGTTGACACGCAGGGCTGAAGTGCCCGAGGGCACACTGAGGGTGTGCGTGTCGCGCGCATTCACGGCGCAGTCGAGCAATGGCGCGCAGAGAGCGGGTTCGACGGTTCCGCTCCACGAGGGCAGGTCACTGGTACTCAGGGTGTACTTGCTGGTGTTGGACTTGACCGCCTCGCGTACGGCGGCGTTCGCGTTCACGTACCCGTAGCCGACTTCCCACAGCTCGCGCTGCTTGGTCACGCCGCCACTGGTGTAGTACATCGGGCTGGCAGTTTTCTTGAAGATGCTCAGGATGGAGTCGAGCTTGAGGGCCGGGTTGGCCTCCAGCATCAGCGCCACGACGCCCGAGATATGCGGGGTGGCCATGCTGGTCCCGCTGATGGTGGAATACAGCGGGTTGTCGGTGTCGGGCAACACGATGGCGCCGGTGCTGGCCCGCGCGGCACTGATGCGCACACCCGGCGCGGTGATGTCCGGGTGCACGAGCGCGTCCCCGGAAATTCCGCGGCTGGAGAAGTTCGCGAGGTTGCCCTGCTTGTCACCGGCGGCCACGCTGATCACGCAGGGACTCGCCGAGTATGGATTGAGGGTGTTGGCCCCCGGGCCTTCATTGCCCGCCGCGAAGGCGACCACGACGCCCTGGTCGTATGCACGCTTGGACGCCAGGTTGATGGGGTTGTACGGCGCGAAGTCACCGCTGGAGCCCCAGGAGTTGCTGATCACCCGGATGTTGTACTTTTCACGGTTGTCCGGATTCAGCGCAAAGTCAAATCCCTGCAGCGCATAGAGGATCGAGATTCCGTCCCCGGCACCAATGCCGATGAGGGTCGCGCCGGGGGCCACGCCGGTGCGCACCCGCGCGCTGCCTCTGGACGCCGCGCCGCTTCCTGCGATGGTGCTCGCGACGTGCGTGCCGTGACCGCTGGTGGTATCGGTGTTGGGCAGGTCGGCATACAGGTAACCGCCCACCCCGACGTCGGTGATGGGACCGACGATCTTGACGTTACGGCCCACGTTCTGACCGACCTGCAGATCCGGGTGGGAAGCGTCGATGCCCGAGTCGATCACGGCCACGCCGACGCCCTTGCCGCTCACACCGTAGGTGGCACGCGCCGCGTCGGCCTTGATGTAAGCGACGCTCTCGGCCAGCAGGTAGCGCAGGGGCGCGTCCTGGTACACCGAGACAAGGCCGGGCAGGTTGGCCTGGAGGCGCTCGACAAGTTCGGGGGTGACCAGCGTCTTCACGGCTACCATGGGCAGGTGATCGAATGCCCCCAGGCCCTCGCCCGGGTCGACATCGAGGTTGGCGTCCATCCAGTCCACCGCGCGTCCTTTGGAGGCGTCGTCGGCGAACGAAAGAATCAGGGTCACGACCGAGCCGTAGCGCAGGCCCGAATCGACACGCACACCGCTCGTCTGGTTGCCGTACAGCGCCTGGCACTCGGTCAGGGTCGAAACCGCCTGCGCCTGAATGGGCTGGCTCCCCGCCGATCGGGCGGAATCGTGCAGGGACGTGTTGCTCGGCGTGTTCGTTCCGCATGCCGCCAG
The Deinococcus peraridilitoris DSM 19664 genome window above contains:
- a CDS encoding S8 family serine peptidase; translated protein: MKKYATLGTSLALVLAACGTNTPSNTSLHDSARSAGSQPIQAQAVSTLTECQALYGNQTSGVRVDSGLRYGSVVTLILSFADDASKGRAVDWMDANLDVDPGEGLGAFDHLPMVAVKTLVTPELVERLQANLPGLVSVYQDAPLRYLLAESVAYIKADAARATYGVSGKGVGVAVIDSGIDASHPDLQVGQNVGRNVKIVGPITDVGVGGYLYADLPNTDTTSGHGTHVASTIAGSGAASRGSARVRTGVAPGATLIGIGAGDGISILYALQGFDFALNPDNREKYNIRVISNSWGSSGDFAPYNPINLASKRAYDQGVVVAFAAGNEGPGANTLNPYSASPCVISVAAGDKQGNLANFSSRGISGDALVHPDITAPGVRISAARASTGAIVLPDTDNPLYSTISGTSMATPHISGVVALMLEANPALKLDSILSIFKKTASPMYYTSGGVTKQRELWEVGYGYVNANAAVREAVKSNTSKYTLSTSDLPSWSGTVEPALCAPLLDCAVNARDTHTLSVPSGTSALRVNTDWGNPAYDLDLYVYDPSGKLVASSTQGASVSEEVSIPSPVAGEWKVVLEGYLNASTSYTGTAAVDQVVRK